In a genomic window of Osmerus mordax isolate fOsmMor3 unplaced genomic scaffold, fOsmMor3.pri Scaffold_143, whole genome shotgun sequence:
- the map2k2a gene encoding dual specificity mitogen-activated protein kinase kinase 2a: MAPKRRPVPLNITPIGEGQATSTTIDAAAEANLEALQKKLGELDLDEQQRKRLEAFLTQKAQVGELKDDDFHPICELGAGNGGVVNKVRHKPSRLVMARKLIHLEIKPAIRNQIIRELQVLHECNSPYIVGFYGAFYSDGEISICMEHMDGGSLDQVLKEARRIPEEILGKVSIAVLRGLAYLREKHQIMHRDVKPSNILVNSRGEIKLCDFGVSGQLIDSMANSFVGTRSYMSPERLQGTHYSVQSDVWSMGLSLVELALGRYPIPPPDAKELEAIFGRPVLDGAEGDTHNSTRPRPPGRPVSGHGVDSRPAMAIFELLDYIVNEPPPKLPLGVFTSDFQEFVTKCLIKNPAERADLKMLMSHTFIKRAEVEEVDFAGWMCKTMGLNQPSTPTRNAE; this comes from the exons ATGGCCCCGAAGAGAAGACCCGTTCCCCTCAACATCACTCCCATCGGTGAAGGACAGGCCACCTCCACTACAATCGATGCCGCAGCCGA ggcTAACCTGGAGGCCCTCCAGAAGAAGCTAGGTGAACTGGACCTGGACGAACAGCAGAGGAAGAGACTGGAGGCCTTCCTCACCCAGAAGGCCCAGGTGGGAGAGCTGAAGGACGACGACTTCCACCCCATCTGCGAGCTGGGCGCGGGGAACGGGGGCGTGGTCAACAAGGTCCGCCACAAACCGTCCAGGCTTGTCATGGCACGCAAG tTGATCCACCTGGAGATCAAGCCGGCCATCAGGAACCAGATCATCCGAGAGCTGCAGGTGCTTCACGAGTGCAACTCTCCCTACATCGTGGGGTTCTATGGAGCCTTCTACAGCGACGGAGAGATCAGCATCTGTATGGAGCACATG GACGGAGGCTCGTTGGATCAGGTGCTAAAGGAGGCCAGAAGAATCCCAGAGGAGATACTGGGCAAAGTCAGCATAGCT gtgctgaGAGGACTGGCCTACCTGAGGGAGAAGCACCAAATCATGCACAGAG ACGTCAAGCCCTCCAACATCCTGGTGAACTCTCGCGGGGAGATCAAGCTGTGCGACTTCGGCGTGAGCGGCCAGCTCATCGACTCCATGGCCAACTCCTTTGTTGGCACTCGCTCCTACATGTCG CCGGAGAGGCTGCAGGGGACCCACTACTCTGTCCAGTCTGACGTGTGGAGCAtgggcctctccctggtggagcTGGCCCTGGGTCGCTACCCCATCCCGCCGCCTGACGCCAAGGAGCTGGAGGCTATCTTCGGACGGCCCGTTCTGGACGGGGCAGAGGGCGACACGCATAACTCCACCCGGCCCAGACCGCCCGGACGGCCAGTCAGCG gccaCGGTGTGGACAGCCGACCGGCCATGGCCATCTTTGAACTGCTCGACTACATCGTCAACGAG CCCCCGCCCAAGCTGCCCCTTGGAGTCTTCACCTCAGACTTCCAAGAGTTTGTGACTAAATG TCTGATCAAGAACCCAGCAGAGAGAGCTGACCTGAAGATGCTAATG agCCACACCTTCATCAAGAgggctgaggtggaggaggtggacttTGCAGGCTGGATGTGTAAAACCATGGGGCTcaaccagcccagcacccccacACGCAACGCAGAGTGA